GGATGCTCCAGAACGCGGTGATGCCGATGGTCGTCGGCGAGCACGAGTGGGGCCAAGAGCGCGAAGGCGAGTACCGCGCCGAGCACGATCTTCACTTCGTACTGCCACGGCTCGGGCCGAACGAGCCCCTGCGGTCCAGCGAGCGGCGTCGCGGACAATGCGAAGGCGAGCAGAGCAATGGCACCGACGATCCGCCGATGCGAGCACAACCGATGTACCCAGGTGATGGGTCCGACAGAAATTTCGGCGAGCACCATTCCCGCGGCAAACCACGGAATGTAGCCGGGAAGCCAGTTGTCGTGATGAGTGTTCGGTGCTGTCGCGATCGGCAGGAATGCCCAACTCAGACTGATCGCCGAAACCACAGCGAGCACTGGGACCCGAAGTCGTGCCGCCGAACCCCTGAGCTTCACCATCACGAAGGCCGCAAGCGGAAGCAGCAGATAGAACGCCACTTCCACGGACAGACTCCACATCTGCGTCATGCCCTCGGTCAACGTGAGAGGTACGAATACCTGCGTCAGCGACAAGTTGGCCAACCAGACGCGGTAGTCACCGCCTGCACCGGGCAGGAAGAGCAGAACAAGCACTACCACCACCCAGTACGCGGGCACGATGCGAAGGACACGAGAGTAGAAGTACCGGCTCGCAGACTGTGCACGACCGACCCCACGCGCCTGCGCGGCATGTGGACGCCACAGCAGGAATCCCGACAGGGCGAAGAATATGGCGACCGTGAGATCGAACCGGCCCCAGATCCGTCCCATGACTGGCGAACTCGCAGCACCGGTCTGGAACGCGACGTGCGTGACGATGATGCCGATGGCTGCCAACGCGCGCATCCCCTCGAGCGAGGGGATGAACCCGCGCAGCGGCACGACGGCTCGCGAGAGGGTTTCGGTCGTTGTGCTCATGATCGGACCAGTGAATCATTCCAGGTGACCCGAGCGCGAAAGTCGACGGTCGTCGGGCGTGCCCGCGCCCGCAATGTCGCATCACTGTTACTCTCACCACCGACGTGGCGGTCCAATCGGACACTCCAGGTCGGGGGAATTACACACCTCGATCTGTCGGGGGTGGAAAATGGCACGCCGAGAAAACGACTAAGGAGATTCTCACATGGCGGAGCGCTCAGGGCCGAGCCGGATCGTTGCCCTTGTACTCATCGGTTTGGGCGCTTTCCTGTTGGTAGCGGCCATCTTGATTCCGACGTACACGGTGTCACGTCTGGAAAAAACGCCACTAGATCTAGAGGTCACCACGATCTCGACCGGAACGGGCAGCGTACTCAATTCTGCATCACTGGCAGCAGGTCGCGCCGTCGTCGACCAGAACGTTCCGTTGGTATCGCAGCGCTTCGTCACCGTCGAAGATCCTTCGGGCGCAGACGAGATCACGGTGCAGGCCGGGCAGACTCTGATCCGCAGCGACAAGCAGGGCGAGAGCGGTCTGCTCACCGCAAGCGTCGACCGTGTGACCCTCGACCGCGTCAGCTCGATGCCCGTCGAGAACCCGGTCGGGACCATCCAGTTGCAGTCCGGCAAGCCTGCAGAAGAAGTTCCGCACACCGGTCTGCAGTACAAGTTCCCGTTTAACACCGAACAGAAGAGCTACCCGTACTTCGACGTAAATGCCCGTGAATCCAAGGACATCGACTTCGTCGAAGAGACCGAGATCAACGGCACCACGGTCTACAAGTTCGAGCAGCAGGTCGGCCCCGTCGACTTGTCCTCGGTAGTGAACCTCCCCACCAACAAGGTCACGCTGCCTGCCTCCACCTGGGGCGTCGAAGGTGGAGATGCACC
This region of Rhodococcus sp. PAMC28707 genomic DNA includes:
- a CDS encoding DUF3068 domain-containing protein gives rise to the protein MAERSGPSRIVALVLIGLGAFLLVAAILIPTYTVSRLEKTPLDLEVTTISTGTGSVLNSASLAAGRAVVDQNVPLVSQRFVTVEDPSGADEITVQAGQTLIRSDKQGESGLLTASVDRVTLDRVSSMPVENPVGTIQLQSGKPAEEVPHTGLQYKFPFNTEQKSYPYFDVNARESKDIDFVEETEINGTTVYKFEQQVGPVDLSSVVNLPTNKVTLPASTWGVEGGDAPVTMTRWYENTRTLYVEPKTGVVVKGAEDIHQYYSRTAGTAEVEVLKAPIEFDENTVEYQIQQAKDGMDKLSLVGRTVPIVLGILGVIALIAGVLLGLRNGGPRQPARTGGPQHTDGGGAAPTEPRNRDWTTDQTEVIPRTNLSKE
- a CDS encoding acyltransferase encodes the protein MSTTTETLSRAVVPLRGFIPSLEGMRALAAIGIIVTHVAFQTGAASSPVMGRIWGRFDLTVAIFFALSGFLLWRPHAAQARGVGRAQSASRYFYSRVLRIVPAYWVVVVLVLLFLPGAGGDYRVWLANLSLTQVFVPLTLTEGMTQMWSLSVEVAFYLLLPLAAFVMVKLRGSAARLRVPVLAVVSAISLSWAFLPIATAPNTHHDNWLPGYIPWFAAGMVLAEISVGPITWVHRLCSHRRIVGAIALLAFALSATPLAGPQGLVRPEPWQYEVKIVLGAVLAFALLAPLVLADDHRHHRVLEHPVMLALGRWSYGIFIWHLAVLAMVFPVFGVAPFQGHFWLVLCVTVALSIPVAAASYALVEDPMRKRFSRSRP